A window of Myxococcales bacterium contains these coding sequences:
- a CDS encoding DEAD/DEAH box helicase family protein — protein MSGPVAFTPGQRVSHAEHGEGVVVDSERNGYVRAFFAGGERLVAITALQPFLSRTDRVISSVAGGDDRRREAWLEYEAHALPLMESAAALTAAPIDLLPHQVVLTHRIATASPRRYLVADEVGLGKTIEAALLLRELASRGELNRALMVVPAGLVNNWHREMNEVFRLDFEVFGSEGDVTDRKSNAFAKHDRLIASIDTLKRPARIKRLLDAPQWDLVVFDEAHHLTAFRNGKKVTKTENYKLAEALKGHARDLVLLSATPHQGDHFRFWMLVQLLNPTLFKSPEDMIDNRHRLNSVVFRRTKADACRPDGSPLFARRWVHTESFTMEEEERTFYAALKEYLEDGFALAQRQGNQGRALGFVMTIFQKIAASSFAAVRRTLRRRILMLTLHEAILKDQELDIDARERLLTEARELIHDEFEVARDSVGRGQVEAILADLRVKLLKKLNEEELELASDSTAGEYAATGGEDMAVMAVSLALPEERLRIRELLRVFPERRETKVEKLLRGLGALWEQDPTEKVVIFATYLGTVDLLGREIEKAYPGQGVVVLRGGDHGAKLAAERKFKRADGPRVMVCTAAGREGINLQFARILFNFDLPWNPMDMEQRIGRIHRYGQKHTAQVYNLVLSDTIEGKIFLLLDEKLKEIAKTLGKVDEHGNVAEDLRSQVLGQLSERLTYDKLYREALGDPELRRTKEELEAALSNASEARKVVFELFQDLDGFSLDDYKPFANVRPGLERVLEFLRASLAADGRRVDSQDDGIYVVKDAEQKVVCRFTLDRDAARARTDLDLLGLDHPLVQEAIKRWQSVSPEGIGLAVSGSEGPGVLTWWLVETRGPSGEHRATVLPLGVSDDGKRNSRLERLGAGLFTRTGHVNGTTASARKALLHEKVEPMLERELQHREIVPEGGSYAAKLIGWVEVSGAGG, from the coding sequence ATGAGCGGACCCGTTGCGTTCACCCCCGGACAGCGCGTCAGCCACGCCGAGCACGGCGAGGGCGTCGTCGTCGACTCCGAGCGCAACGGCTACGTGCGAGCGTTCTTCGCGGGCGGCGAGCGCCTCGTCGCCATCACCGCGCTCCAGCCGTTCCTCTCGCGCACCGATCGCGTCATCAGCTCGGTCGCGGGTGGCGACGATCGGCGGCGCGAGGCGTGGCTCGAGTACGAGGCGCATGCGTTGCCCCTCATGGAGAGCGCGGCCGCGCTCACGGCCGCACCGATCGACCTGCTCCCGCATCAGGTTGTGCTGACCCACCGCATCGCGACGGCCTCGCCTCGCCGGTATCTGGTCGCTGACGAGGTCGGCCTCGGCAAAACGATCGAGGCGGCGCTTCTGCTCCGCGAGCTGGCGAGCCGAGGAGAGCTGAACCGCGCGCTGATGGTCGTTCCAGCGGGCCTCGTGAACAACTGGCACCGCGAGATGAACGAGGTCTTCCGCCTCGACTTCGAGGTATTCGGCAGCGAGGGCGACGTCACCGACCGCAAGTCCAACGCCTTTGCCAAGCACGACCGGCTCATCGCCAGCATCGACACGCTCAAGCGCCCGGCACGAATCAAGCGCCTGCTCGACGCGCCGCAGTGGGACCTCGTCGTATTCGACGAGGCGCACCACCTCACGGCCTTCCGCAACGGCAAGAAGGTCACGAAGACCGAGAACTACAAGCTCGCCGAGGCGCTGAAGGGCCACGCACGCGATCTCGTGCTCCTCTCGGCCACGCCGCACCAGGGCGATCACTTCCGTTTCTGGATGCTCGTGCAGCTCCTCAACCCGACGCTGTTCAAGAGCCCCGAGGACATGATCGACAACCGGCACCGCCTGAACTCGGTGGTGTTCCGGCGCACGAAGGCCGACGCATGTCGCCCCGACGGTTCGCCGCTCTTCGCGCGACGCTGGGTCCACACCGAGTCGTTCACGATGGAAGAGGAGGAGCGCACGTTCTACGCGGCGCTCAAGGAGTACCTCGAGGACGGCTTCGCGCTCGCCCAGCGACAGGGCAACCAGGGCCGCGCGCTCGGCTTCGTGATGACGATCTTCCAGAAGATCGCCGCGTCGAGCTTCGCCGCCGTTCGCCGCACACTTCGCCGCCGCATTCTCATGCTCACGCTCCACGAGGCCATCCTCAAGGACCAGGAGCTGGACATCGACGCGCGCGAGCGGCTCCTGACCGAAGCTCGTGAGCTGATCCACGACGAGTTCGAGGTCGCGCGCGACTCGGTGGGGCGCGGCCAAGTCGAAGCCATCCTCGCCGACCTTCGCGTGAAGCTCCTCAAGAAGCTCAACGAGGAGGAGCTGGAGCTGGCCTCCGACTCGACGGCGGGCGAGTACGCCGCAACGGGCGGCGAGGACATGGCCGTGATGGCGGTGAGCCTTGCGTTGCCCGAGGAGCGCCTGCGCATCCGCGAGCTGCTCCGCGTGTTCCCCGAGCGCCGCGAGACGAAGGTCGAGAAGCTGTTGCGGGGCCTCGGCGCCCTTTGGGAGCAGGACCCGACCGAGAAGGTCGTCATCTTCGCGACGTACCTCGGCACCGTCGACTTGCTCGGTCGGGAGATCGAGAAGGCGTACCCGGGCCAGGGCGTCGTCGTCCTGCGCGGTGGTGACCATGGGGCGAAGCTCGCCGCTGAGCGAAAATTCAAGAGGGCCGACGGTCCGCGCGTGATGGTCTGCACGGCGGCGGGACGCGAGGGCATCAACCTCCAGTTCGCGCGCATCCTCTTCAACTTCGACCTGCCGTGGAACCCGATGGACATGGAGCAGCGCATCGGGCGCATCCATCGCTACGGCCAGAAGCACACCGCGCAGGTCTACAACCTCGTCCTCTCCGACACGATCGAGGGCAAGATCTTTCTGCTGCTCGACGAGAAGTTGAAGGAGATCGCGAAGACCCTGGGCAAGGTGGACGAGCACGGCAACGTCGCCGAGGACCTCCGCAGTCAGGTGCTCGGCCAGCTCTCCGAGCGCCTCACGTACGACAAGCTCTATCGCGAGGCGCTCGGTGACCCGGAGCTGCGCCGCACGAAGGAGGAGCTCGAAGCCGCGCTCTCCAACGCCTCCGAGGCGCGGAAGGTGGTCTTCGAGCTGTTCCAGGACCTCGATGGCTTCTCCCTCGACGACTACAAGCCCTTCGCCAACGTGAGGCCGGGGCTCGAGCGCGTGCTGGAGTTCCTTCGCGCATCGCTCGCCGCCGATGGCCGCCGCGTCGATTCGCAGGACGATGGCATCTACGTCGTGAAGGACGCCGAGCAGAAGGTGGTGTGCCGCTTCACGCTCGACCGCGATGCTGCCCGCGCAAGGACGGACCTCGACCTCCTCGGTCTTGACCATCCGCTCGTGCAGGAGGCCATCAAGCGGTGGCAGTCCGTGTCGCCCGAGGGCATCGGCTTGGCCGTGTCGGGCTCCGAGGGCCCGGGCGTTCTGACCTGGTGGCTCGTTGAGACGCGCGGCCCGTCAGGCGAGCACCGCGCCACCGTGCTGCCTCTCGGCGTGAGCGATGATGGCAAGCGCAACTCCCGCCTCGAACGGCTCGGCGCGGGCCTCTTCACGCGCACGGGCCACGTCAACGGCACGACGGCGTCAGCGCGGAAGGCACTTCTCCACGAGAAGGTCGAGCCGATGCTCGAGCGCGAGCTGCAGCACCGGGAGATCGTTCCCGAGGGCGGCAGCTACGCCGCGAAGCTGATCGGCTGGGTTGAGGTGAGTGGGGCCGGCGGATGA
- a CDS encoding AAA family ATPase, with translation MFHLTARVAWHDSRWNGSVCRQPSCNAFCAALDRIREERDDAREDAIAGKRWNTLDPDELPACKAESGAFMNDEEWSRRFVHPYAGIKKAEDTHGHLKPTLVKIPSYATFVVPFAWMLKSEQEAIDERLPTPLPLDEEAPFNSPWVFGRERQEAILKLFASRLTPERSLVFFYCKEGQPLGDTITRLVMGVGRIANVAQPKAYDVSKKKPTHLMWDLLIRHTIRPDGEDGFLLPYHDYLEPTGDAAEDTRRQRLLHEIAVPADPAHVRVFSYAAELAPADIALSTLVRCLESVRKIREHGIAKGPWERREEWLNQQIAQAWQDRGPFPGLGPVLEALGMRLGTALALELRSSGMMKADADPWPTVDAILRGKQKPPQPAYAEDLKAIRETWTDLPDERRALLKLLSRFAFTSQQALRWFDPKERAKGTAAKVTDEEILANPYRMSEVDLGDWNDSSVSVGTIDRGLLPDATIAAKHPVPTPSKVGSPNDARRLRAALVAVLREASENGDALLSVPEALQRVGSLDLAHPCVIGSDWPSTNRSTLAGVVELIDIPVAEGAPTAALQLTELKGREDRLRSVLGKRAAKAAAPIKADWQKLLVTAISEAGGKFDKTNDIHRQAIEEQAVALERLLSRRLSVLVGRAGTGKTSVMGALMLADALTKDGILLLAPTGKARVRLGKATNAEAMTVAQFLHRLGRYDGSRQRPKFEGKDKYRKEKTVVIDECSMLTMDDLVAVLEALDLAHVQRVILVGDPNQLPPIGVGRPFADLVSYLETTDAKGDDGSLLGNALARLSVEVRAAAAASSTTSDALRLASWFTREQQPVDADRVLSDLELGEKFNDLEIALWKTPDDLRAQLLLAFQRHLGLSGPSDVAGFDKALGLDDKGWVPFDAPEGSERWQILSPVRMHPHGVHDLNRWVQRQFRAKELEAAGTAWGVSLGDETIVAKDKVIQTTNQRRKAYNWVERAVEEHYIANGEVALMSKVKNMLKGVFAGRPNLTFDYWPNQFSDGYAPLELAYALTVHKSQGSEFKKVFVILPKNCRLLSRELVYTALTRSREQLVLLIEGDDATVLFDLTRPERSETARRNTNVFQSVIRAADDSVPFAEHLIHRTEKGHLVRSKSELVIANMLFQLGIPYEYERVLDGTTAAGRLRPDFSFVTADGDLLVWEHLGMLSRPDYKRGWEWKRAWYQKNGFAEGKTLFTSTEEDGKGLDSVELKKTALAIKGLIE, from the coding sequence ATGTTCCACCTGACCGCACGCGTTGCCTGGCACGACTCCCGGTGGAACGGCTCGGTCTGCCGCCAGCCGTCCTGCAACGCATTCTGCGCCGCGCTCGACCGTATCCGCGAGGAGCGCGACGACGCGCGCGAGGATGCGATCGCAGGCAAGCGTTGGAACACACTGGATCCCGACGAGCTGCCCGCCTGCAAGGCCGAATCCGGCGCGTTCATGAACGACGAGGAGTGGTCCAGGCGCTTCGTCCACCCGTACGCCGGCATCAAGAAGGCCGAGGACACGCACGGGCACCTGAAGCCGACGCTCGTGAAGATCCCGTCCTACGCCACGTTCGTCGTGCCGTTCGCATGGATGCTCAAGAGCGAGCAGGAAGCGATCGACGAGCGGCTGCCGACGCCGCTCCCGCTCGACGAGGAGGCCCCGTTCAACAGCCCTTGGGTCTTTGGGCGGGAGCGCCAGGAGGCGATCCTCAAGCTGTTCGCGAGTCGCCTCACGCCGGAGCGCTCGCTGGTCTTCTTCTACTGCAAGGAAGGCCAGCCCCTCGGCGACACCATCACGCGCCTCGTGATGGGCGTCGGGCGTATCGCGAACGTCGCGCAGCCGAAGGCCTACGACGTCTCGAAGAAGAAGCCCACGCACCTCATGTGGGACCTGCTCATCCGCCACACGATCCGCCCCGATGGCGAAGATGGCTTCCTGCTCCCGTACCACGACTACCTGGAGCCGACCGGCGACGCCGCCGAGGACACGCGACGTCAGCGGCTCCTTCACGAGATCGCCGTGCCCGCCGACCCGGCACACGTTCGCGTCTTCTCTTACGCCGCCGAGCTCGCGCCGGCCGACATCGCGCTTTCAACGTTGGTCCGCTGCCTCGAGTCGGTTCGGAAGATCCGCGAGCACGGCATCGCGAAGGGGCCGTGGGAGCGTCGCGAGGAGTGGCTCAACCAGCAGATCGCCCAAGCGTGGCAGGACCGCGGGCCGTTCCCCGGGCTCGGCCCCGTGCTCGAAGCGCTGGGGATGCGACTTGGGACGGCGCTCGCACTGGAGCTGCGCTCGTCGGGAATGATGAAGGCCGACGCTGACCCGTGGCCGACGGTGGACGCGATCCTTCGCGGGAAGCAGAAGCCCCCGCAGCCCGCCTACGCCGAGGACCTGAAGGCGATTCGAGAGACGTGGACGGACCTCCCCGATGAGCGCCGCGCGCTGCTCAAGCTGCTCTCGCGCTTCGCGTTCACCTCGCAGCAGGCGCTGCGGTGGTTCGACCCGAAGGAGCGCGCGAAGGGCACCGCCGCGAAGGTGACCGACGAGGAGATCCTCGCGAACCCGTACCGCATGAGCGAGGTGGACCTCGGCGACTGGAATGACTCGTCGGTGTCCGTCGGCACCATCGATCGCGGGTTGCTTCCCGATGCGACCATCGCCGCCAAGCACCCGGTCCCGACGCCGTCGAAGGTGGGCTCACCGAACGACGCACGCCGCCTGCGCGCTGCGCTGGTCGCGGTGCTGCGTGAAGCTTCGGAGAACGGTGACGCGCTCCTCAGCGTGCCCGAGGCGCTTCAGCGTGTGGGTTCGCTCGACCTCGCGCACCCGTGTGTCATCGGGTCGGACTGGCCGAGCACGAACCGCTCGACGCTCGCGGGCGTAGTCGAACTCATCGACATCCCCGTTGCGGAGGGCGCGCCGACGGCCGCGCTCCAGCTCACCGAGCTGAAAGGTCGAGAGGACCGGCTTCGCTCCGTGCTGGGGAAACGCGCCGCGAAGGCTGCGGCGCCCATCAAGGCCGACTGGCAGAAGCTGCTCGTCACGGCCATCTCCGAGGCGGGCGGCAAGTTCGACAAGACGAATGACATCCACCGGCAGGCCATCGAGGAACAAGCCGTCGCTCTCGAGCGGCTTCTCTCGCGGCGGCTCAGCGTCCTCGTCGGGCGCGCGGGCACGGGCAAGACGTCGGTCATGGGCGCGCTCATGCTCGCCGATGCGCTCACGAAGGACGGCATCTTGCTGCTTGCTCCGACGGGCAAGGCGCGCGTTCGTCTTGGCAAGGCGACGAACGCGGAGGCGATGACCGTCGCGCAGTTCCTTCACCGCCTCGGCAGGTACGACGGCTCTCGCCAGCGGCCGAAGTTCGAGGGCAAGGACAAGTACCGGAAGGAGAAGACCGTCGTCATCGATGAATGCTCGATGCTCACGATGGACGACCTGGTCGCCGTCCTCGAAGCGCTCGACCTTGCGCACGTTCAGCGCGTGATCCTCGTCGGCGATCCGAATCAGCTTCCGCCCATCGGCGTCGGGCGACCCTTCGCAGACCTCGTCTCGTACCTTGAGACGACCGATGCGAAGGGGGACGACGGATCGCTACTCGGCAACGCGCTCGCCCGGCTCTCCGTCGAGGTCCGCGCGGCGGCAGCGGCCTCCTCGACGACGTCAGACGCCCTCCGGCTCGCATCGTGGTTCACGCGCGAGCAGCAACCCGTCGACGCCGACCGCGTGCTGAGCGACCTCGAGCTTGGCGAGAAGTTCAACGACCTCGAGATCGCGCTTTGGAAGACGCCCGACGACCTGCGCGCGCAGCTCCTGTTGGCGTTCCAGCGGCACCTCGGGCTGAGCGGCCCCAGCGACGTCGCCGGTTTCGACAAGGCGCTTGGGCTGGACGACAAGGGCTGGGTCCCGTTCGACGCGCCCGAGGGCTCCGAGCGCTGGCAGATTCTGTCGCCGGTCCGCATGCATCCGCACGGCGTCCATGACCTCAATCGCTGGGTGCAGCGGCAGTTCCGCGCCAAGGAGCTGGAGGCGGCTGGGACGGCCTGGGGCGTGAGCCTCGGCGACGAGACCATCGTCGCAAAGGACAAGGTCATCCAGACCACGAACCAGCGACGCAAGGCGTACAACTGGGTCGAGCGCGCTGTGGAGGAGCACTACATCGCGAACGGCGAGGTCGCCTTGATGTCGAAGGTGAAGAACATGCTCAAGGGCGTGTTCGCCGGGCGACCGAACCTGACCTTCGACTACTGGCCCAACCAGTTTTCCGACGGCTACGCGCCCCTCGAGCTGGCATACGCGCTCACCGTCCACAAGTCGCAGGGCAGCGAGTTCAAGAAGGTCTTCGTCATTCTGCCGAAGAACTGCCGCCTGCTGTCTCGCGAGCTCGTCTACACCGCGCTCACGCGCTCCCGTGAGCAGCTCGTGCTCCTCATCGAGGGCGACGACGCGACAGTGCTCTTCGACCTCACGCGCCCAGAGCGCTCGGAGACCGCGCGCCGCAACACGAACGTCTTCCAGAGCGTCATCCGCGCCGCCGACGACTCCGTGCCCTTTGCTGAGCACCTGATCCACCGGACCGAGAAGGGGCATCTCGTGCGCAGCAAGTCGGAGCTGGTGATCGCGAACATGCTGTTCCAGCTTGGCATCCCCTACGAGTACGAGCGCGTGCTCGACGGGACGACCGCAGCGGGCCGCCTGCGCCCCGACTTCTCGTTCGTGACAGCGGATGGCGACCTGCTCGTCTGGGAGCACCTCGGCATGCTCAGCCGCCCCGACTACAAGCGGGGCTGGGAGTGGAAGCGCGCCTGGTACCAGAAGAACGGCTTCGCCGAGGGCAAGACGCTCTTCACGTCGACCGAGGAGGACGGCAAGGGCCTCGACTCGGTCGAGCTGAAGAAGACGGCGCTCGCGATCAAGGGGCTCATCGAATGA
- a CDS encoding DUF3732 domain-containing protein, which translates to MSVQILDIVVYSHDGEKRMLSLKPGKVNIITGASQTGKSALSDIIDYCFGSGECHVAHGPLRLRVAWYGLRLQLASGEAFVARRCPPPRAQSSTDYFIATGRTVKVPEASELRATTNLEGATTTLTSWVGIRDNLHEPPTGQRRAALSATVRHAVALCLQQQDEIISKKHLFHGTSDNWAAQALKDALPYFLGAVDDDHVRKQGELRRLREQLRAVERRLAEIAALRGDGATKADALLAQARDAGLTQEVTPTWDGAVSALRAVLKTPLASVDVTLPDGMEFSRLSTERAELLQAQRRIRADIDSARAFSKDEKGFSHETKEQKARLATIGIFEGGEPGHTCPLCAQDLPTENAPPEVAALQGALTDVASRMESVARVEPHIENAISALEVRLQEVQQSLMRNRTQMEAVRSANTAVSEAHADSAKKAHVLGRVSLYLESMPDVPDTKDLEGQAESIRAKCKQLEEELSDERVQEQLASIASLLSEKLTKWARELGLEHSEYPMRLDLKKLTLVADTVDGAIPMSRIGSGENGVGFHLIAHLALHQWFVQRSRPVPHFIFFDQPSQVYFPADKDVDGSMGLVPDDDRHRVQQMFRLIFDAVQAVAPGLQVILIEHADLNEDWYRDAIVERWRGGKKLVPEDWKRDGEGAAE; encoded by the coding sequence ATGAGCGTGCAGATCCTCGACATCGTCGTCTACAGCCACGATGGCGAGAAGCGCATGCTTTCGTTGAAGCCCGGCAAGGTCAACATCATCACGGGCGCGTCGCAGACCGGAAAGTCGGCGCTGAGCGACATCATCGACTACTGCTTCGGAAGCGGTGAGTGTCATGTCGCGCACGGACCTCTTCGCCTGCGCGTGGCCTGGTACGGGCTGCGCCTCCAGCTCGCGTCGGGAGAGGCCTTCGTCGCACGGCGTTGCCCGCCGCCGAGGGCACAGTCCAGCACCGACTACTTCATCGCCACAGGGCGTACGGTGAAGGTGCCAGAAGCGAGCGAACTGCGGGCGACGACGAATCTCGAGGGCGCGACGACGACGCTCACCTCGTGGGTCGGCATTCGCGACAATCTCCATGAGCCACCTACGGGCCAGAGGCGCGCCGCGCTTTCAGCGACCGTTCGGCACGCGGTTGCGCTCTGCCTCCAGCAGCAAGACGAGATCATCAGCAAGAAGCATCTGTTCCACGGAACGTCCGACAACTGGGCGGCGCAGGCGTTGAAGGACGCGCTCCCGTACTTTCTCGGAGCAGTCGACGACGACCACGTGAGGAAGCAAGGTGAGCTGCGTCGCCTGCGCGAGCAGCTTCGTGCCGTCGAACGTAGACTTGCGGAGATTGCCGCGCTGCGCGGCGACGGTGCGACCAAAGCCGACGCGCTCCTCGCACAGGCTCGTGACGCCGGACTGACGCAGGAGGTGACGCCGACGTGGGATGGCGCGGTCTCCGCGCTTCGAGCCGTGCTCAAGACGCCGCTCGCGAGCGTCGATGTGACGCTCCCTGACGGTATGGAGTTCTCGCGGCTCTCGACCGAGCGCGCGGAGCTGCTCCAGGCTCAACGGCGCATCCGCGCCGACATCGACTCGGCGCGTGCTTTCTCCAAGGACGAGAAGGGCTTCTCCCACGAGACTAAGGAGCAGAAGGCGCGGCTGGCGACGATCGGCATCTTCGAGGGAGGCGAGCCCGGGCACACGTGCCCGCTCTGCGCACAAGACCTCCCAACCGAGAATGCCCCGCCCGAGGTGGCCGCGCTGCAGGGAGCCCTGACGGACGTGGCGAGCCGGATGGAGTCGGTCGCCCGGGTCGAGCCGCACATTGAGAACGCCATCAGCGCGCTCGAGGTGCGCCTTCAGGAGGTGCAGCAGTCGCTGATGAGGAACCGGACGCAGATGGAGGCGGTCCGCTCGGCCAACACCGCGGTATCGGAGGCTCACGCAGACTCAGCCAAGAAGGCCCACGTCCTCGGGAGAGTCAGCCTGTATCTGGAGAGCATGCCCGACGTGCCCGACACGAAGGACCTCGAGGGGCAGGCGGAATCGATCCGCGCCAAGTGCAAGCAGCTCGAAGAGGAGCTGAGTGATGAGCGCGTTCAAGAGCAGCTCGCGTCGATCGCGTCGCTCCTCTCCGAGAAGCTGACGAAGTGGGCGCGCGAGCTCGGGCTGGAACACTCCGAGTACCCGATGCGCCTCGACCTCAAGAAGCTCACGCTGGTTGCCGACACCGTCGATGGCGCGATCCCGATGAGCCGCATCGGCAGCGGCGAGAACGGCGTCGGCTTCCACCTCATCGCGCACCTGGCTCTGCACCAGTGGTTCGTGCAGCGCTCGCGCCCGGTGCCGCACTTCATCTTCTTCGACCAGCCCTCGCAGGTGTACTTCCCGGCCGACAAGGACGTCGATGGCTCGATGGGGCTTGTGCCGGACGACGACCGGCACCGAGTGCAGCAGATGTTCCGACTGATCTTCGATGCGGTCCAGGCGGTCGCGCCCGGTCTGCAGGTGATCCTAATTGAGCACGCCGACCTGAACGAGGACTGGTACCGCGACGCCATCGTCGAACGCTGGCGCGGTGGCAAGAAGCTCGTGCCCGAGGATTGGAAGCGGGACGGCGAAGGGGCCGCCGAGTGA
- the wrbA gene encoding NAD(P)H:quinone oxidoreductase: MPKIAVIYYSATGTNHTIAQAVAEGATAAGAETRVRLVAETAPAAAIDSNPKWRAFVDKTAQDPRATLDDLDWADGVVFGFPTRFGGMAAQMKAFLDTAGGLWFQGKLADKVYAAFTSAQNAHGGQEAALLSFYTTIHHFGGIIAAPGYTDKLVFASGGNPYGVSVTANDTGATEADIAHAKYMGQRVATIAKKLRG, translated from the coding sequence ATGCCCAAGATCGCCGTCATCTACTACTCCGCCACCGGCACGAACCACACCATCGCTCAGGCCGTCGCCGAGGGCGCCACGGCCGCGGGCGCCGAGACCCGCGTGCGCCTCGTCGCCGAGACGGCCCCGGCCGCCGCGATCGACTCGAACCCGAAGTGGCGCGCCTTCGTCGACAAGACGGCGCAAGACCCGAGGGCCACGCTCGACGACCTCGACTGGGCCGACGGCGTCGTCTTCGGGTTCCCCACGCGCTTCGGCGGCATGGCCGCCCAGATGAAGGCCTTCCTCGACACGGCCGGCGGCCTCTGGTTCCAGGGCAAGCTCGCCGACAAGGTCTACGCGGCCTTCACGTCCGCGCAGAACGCCCACGGCGGCCAAGAGGCGGCGCTCCTCTCGTTCTACACGACCATCCACCACTTCGGCGGCATCATCGCGGCGCCCGGGTACACCGACAAGCTCGTGTTCGCCTCGGGCGGCAACCCCTACGGCGTCTCCGTGACCGCGAACGACACGGGCGCGACCGAGGCCGACATCGCCCACGCGAAGTACATGGGCCAGCGTGTCGCCACGATCGCGAAGAAGCTCCGCGGCTAA
- a CDS encoding LysR family transcriptional regulator: MHEPTIAELRTFLAVIEHGSFSSAARKLGRVQSAVSQTIATLEEGLGVKLFDRGTKRPTPTDAARVLAVSAHKVLSEVGALAERAASFSRGTEAVVSLCVDALFPLGHLVRACAAFAAEFPEVELRVATEALSAVTSRVLSGEATLGLVSPLGLTPKLERRALFTIRLVPCAAPSHPLARPRPGGEGPSVEELRDHVQIVLSERSEDGVPDQGVHSPRTWRVGDLHTKRALMLAGLGWGNLPEPLIEEDLRKGRLVRVVPQVFRKHSMTLAMSAVYRRGPAFGPAHAWLVAKLEELGREPHAPSGPTKTGARKKKKTSRRTP, translated from the coding sequence ATGCACGAGCCGACGATCGCCGAGCTTCGAACCTTCCTCGCCGTGATCGAGCACGGGAGCTTCTCGTCCGCGGCGCGCAAGCTCGGCCGTGTGCAGTCTGCCGTGAGCCAGACCATCGCGACGCTCGAGGAGGGCCTCGGGGTAAAGCTCTTCGATCGGGGGACGAAGCGCCCCACGCCCACCGACGCGGCGCGCGTGCTCGCGGTCTCGGCGCACAAGGTGCTGTCCGAGGTGGGCGCGCTCGCGGAGCGGGCCGCGTCGTTCTCGCGGGGGACGGAGGCGGTCGTGTCGTTGTGTGTGGACGCGCTCTTTCCGCTCGGTCACCTCGTGCGCGCGTGCGCGGCGTTCGCGGCCGAGTTCCCGGAGGTCGAGCTCCGTGTGGCGACGGAGGCGCTCTCGGCCGTGACGTCGCGCGTGCTCTCGGGCGAGGCCACGCTCGGCCTCGTGTCGCCGCTCGGTCTCACGCCGAAGCTCGAGCGGCGGGCGCTCTTCACGATCCGCCTCGTGCCGTGCGCGGCCCCGTCGCACCCGCTCGCGCGGCCGAGGCCGGGAGGGGAGGGGCCGAGCGTCGAGGAGCTCCGGGACCACGTGCAGATCGTGCTCTCCGAGCGCTCGGAGGATGGGGTGCCCGATCAGGGCGTGCACTCGCCGCGCACCTGGCGCGTGGGTGATCTCCACACGAAGCGGGCTCTCATGCTCGCGGGCCTCGGGTGGGGGAACCTGCCCGAGCCGCTCATCGAAGAGGATCTGCGGAAGGGGCGCCTCGTGCGGGTCGTGCCCCAGGTGTTCCGCAAACACTCCATGACCCTCGCCATGTCCGCCGTGTACCGCCGAGGCCCAGCCTTCGGGCCCGCCCACGCCTGGCTCGTCGCCAAGCTGGAGGAGCTCGGCCGCGAGCCCCACGCCCCCTCGGGCCCCACGAAAACCGGGGCGCGGAAGAAAAAGAAGACCTCGCGCCGCACCCCGTGA